In one Leishmania braziliensis MHOM/BR/75/M2904 complete genome, chromosome 32 genomic region, the following are encoded:
- a CDS encoding putative 26S proteasome regulatory subunit codes for MSNNQKPSKPDALVVNNDVASDDGSEGKEDVAAPPAFVPTASRVEVHPLVLLSLVDHYARMNTSALQKKRVAGLLLGRYTRDHTGLQILDINNSFAVPFDEDPQDADVWFFDTNYAQEMFVMHKRVLPKVRVVGWYSSGPTIQPNDMLLHLLVADRFCLNPVYCVVNTDPNNKGVPVRAYTTVQGREGTRSLEFRNIPTHLGAEEAEEIGIEHLLRDLTDSTITTLSTQVQERELSLIHLCKVLQQIEEYLKDVGNAVMPISEDVLGVLQELISLQPEIYARRASTEMIRHTNDEAIATFLAAIARCIGALHGVIMNRRKLARELQEIKDRRARATETRLENEKMKIEEATKEKDNNQA; via the coding sequence ATGAGCAACAATCAGAAGCCCTCGAAACCCGACGCACTTGTGGTCAACAACGACGTCGCGTCTGACGACGGCAgtgaagggaaggaggatgTAGCGGCGCCCCCGGCGTTCGTGCCCACGGCGAGTCGCGTGGAGGTGcacccgctggtgctgctgtcccTGGTAGATCACTACGCCCGTATGAACACCTCTGCCCTCCAGAAGAAGCGCGTGGCGGGGTTGCTGCTCGGGCGCTACACGCGTGACCATACTGGGCTGCAGATACTCGACATCAACAACAGCTTCGCCGTCCCCTTTGACGAGGACCCGCAGGACGCTGATGTGTGGTTCTTCGACACGAATTACGCCCAGGAAATGTTTGTGATGCACAAACGCGTGCTTCCGAAGGTGAGGGTCGTGGGATGGTACTCCTCCGGCCCCACCATTCAGCCCAACGAcatgctgctgcaccttctcgtCGCGGATCGCTTCTGTCTCAACCCTGTCTACTGTGTAGTGAACACCGACCCAAACAACAAGGGCGTGCCTGTGCGGGCCTACACGACGGTTCAGGGGCGTGAGGGCACACGTTCACTCGAGTTCCGCAATATCCCAACCCACCTCGGTGCggaggaagcggaggagaTCGGTATTGAGCATCTCCTGCGCGATCTGACCGactccaccatcaccacacTCTCCACCCAGGTGCAGGAGCGGGAGCTGTCCCTGATTCATCTGTGCAAGGTGCTTCAGCAGATAGAGGAGTACCTCAAGGATGTCGGAAACGCTGTCATGCCGATCTCCGAGGATGTACTgggggtgctgcaggagctgatTAGCCTACAACCTGAAATCTACGCACGCCGCGCGTCGACTGAGATGATTCGGCACACAAACGACGAGGCGATTGCGACCTTTTTAGCGGCCATCGCCCGCTGCATCGGTGCTCTGCATGGCGTCATAATGAACCGCCGCAAACTGGCGCGCGAGCTGCAGGAAATTAAAGATCGTCGCGCCCGCGCCACCGAGACGCGGCTGGAGAATGAAAAGATGAAGATCGAGGAGGCGACCAAGGAGAAAGACAACAACCAGGCGTAG
- a CDS encoding putative ATP-dependent RNA helicase produces the protein MYKDQTSPQQQQQEPSSVAIAMGGHGGYQQPIRQYGAGNRGFNDGQGGYGGGFNRNGGGAGFRGGFGGFGGGMRGPQREYGGNNHYHREEKSEEEIFKEHTPGINFDQYEAIKVSIAPNDVEPAESFATMGLSPALAENVSRCRYQKPTPVQKYGIPCVLKGSDLMACAQTGSGKTAAYLIPAINFMLVNNLNRAKPTNSQSAPSALVLSPTRELSIQIYEEGRKFTYRTGIRCVVVYGGADPRHQIHELTRGCGLLVATPGRLSDMFTRGYTRYSDVRFLVLDEADRMLDMGFEPQIRAIVQGPDSDMPPPGERQTLLYSATFPKEIQQMAREFLYRHYFLQVGRVGSTTENITQDVRWVEDMDKRGCLLEVLKEHQGERVLVFVEKKRDADYLERYLRQSRIPCSSIHGDRVQREREEALDIFKSGVCRVLVATDVASRGLDIPNVAVVVQYDLPSNIDDYVHRIGRTGRAGKRGTAISFFNEKNRNVVDDLIPLLRETNQTVLPEVQALAKKPNVQNQPRGRGRGGFRTGGGFGGGFGGGFGGRGGYRGGGGGFGGGFGGGYNGGYASNNGGYRPRGGYSGGGYGGGYGGDRNMRSDVFGQ, from the coding sequence ATGTACAAGGACCAGACctcacctcagcagcagcagcaggagcccTCTTCTGTTGCTATTGCGATGGGCGGACATGGCGGCTATCAGCAGCCCATTCGCCAGTATGGCGCTGGCAACCGCGGCTTCAACGATGGCCAGGGCGGCTACGGTGGCGGCTTCAACCgcaacggtggcggcgccggctTCCGTGGTGGCTTCGGCGGCTTCGGCGGTGGCATGCGAGGCCCGCAACGTGAGTACGGCGGCAACAACCACTACCACCGCGAGGAGAAGTCCGAGGAGGAGATCTTCAAGGAGCACACGCCTGGTATCAACTTTGACCAGTACGAGGCGATTAAGGTGTCCATCGCTCCGAACGACGTGGAACCAGCGGAGTCGTTTGCCACAATGGGGCTCTCCCCGGCGCTGGCGGAGAACgtgagccgctgccgctaccAGAAGCCCACCCCTGTGCAGAAGTACGGCATTCCATGTGTGCTGAAGGGCAGTGATCTGATGGCGTGCGCCCAGACTGGCTCCGGTAAGACTGCCGCCTACCTCATCCCAGCCATTAACTTCATGTTGGTGAACAATCTCAACCGTGCCAAGCCCACAAACAGCCAGTCCGCACCGTCTGCGCTGGTGCTGTCGCCGACGCGTGAGCTGTCCATTCAGATCTATGAGGAGGGCCGCAAGTTCACTTACCGCACCGGGATTCGCTGTGTTGTCGTCTACGGCGGCGCAGACCCACGCCATCAGATTCACGAGCTGACACGCGGCTGTGGTctgctggtggcgacgccaGGCCGTCTGTCTGACATGTTTACCCGCGGCTACACGCGCTACTCCGACGTCCgcttcctcgtcctcgatGAGGCGGATCGCATGCTTGATATGGGCTTTGAGCCGCAGATCCGCGCCATCGTCCAGGGCCCGGACAGCGATATGCCGCCGCCGGGTGAGCGCCAGACCCTGCTGTACTCGGCCACTTTCCCAAAGGAGATTCAGCAGATGGCCCGTGAGTTCCTATACCGCCACTACTTCCTGCAGGTTGGTCGTGTGGGCTCGACTACTGAGAACATTACCCAGGATGTGCGCTGGGTCGAAGACATGGACAAGCGTGGCTGCCTGTTGGAGGTGCTGAAGGAACACCAAGGTGAGCGTGTCCTCGTATTCGTAGAGAAGAAGCGCGACGCCGACTATCTGGAGCGCTACCTACGTCAGAGCCGCATCCCCTGTTCCTCCATCCACGGCGACCGCGTGCAGCGCGAGCGGGAGGAGGCCCTCGACATCTTCAAGAGTGGTGTGTGCcgtgtgctggtggcgacCGACGTCGCCTCGCGTGGTCTTGATATCCCCAATgtcgcggtggtggtgcagtaCGACCTGCCGAGCAACATCGATGACTACGTACACCGCATCGGCCGTACGGGTCGTGCTGGCAAGCGCGGTACGGCAATCTCCTTCTTCAACGAAAAGAACCGCAACGTTGTCGATGACCTGATCCCGCTCTTGCGCGAAACGAACCAAACAGTACTGCCcgaggtgcaggcgctgGCCAAGAAGCCCAACGTGCAGAACCAGCCTCGCGGtcgcggccgcggtggctTCCGCACTGGGGGCGGCTTTGGTGGTGGTTTCGGTGGGGGCTTCGGCGGTCGTGGCGGataccgcggcggcggtggcggctttGGCGGCGGTTTTGGCGGGGGCTACAATGGTGGCTACGCCAGCAACAACGGCGGCTACCGACCCCGCGGCGGCTACAGTGGCGGTGGTTACGGTGGAGGCTACGGCGGTGACCGCAACATGCGGTCTGACGTCTTTGGTCAGTAG